A window of Halobacillus naozhouensis genomic DNA:
ATCAAGAGCTTTCTGTGTTGCATCAATGGGGCCAATCCCCATAATTTTTGGTTCCACTCCTGCTGTAGCCGAGGTCACATACGCAGCAAGCGGTTCTAGCCCAAGTGACTCTGCTTTCTTACGACTCATCAGTAAAACAGCCGAAGCCCCATCATTAACCCCAGATGCATTCCCAGCAGTAATACTTCCATTCGAAAATAACGAGGGAAGTTTATTGAGTTTCGCGATGGTAGTGGACGGCCTAGGGTGTTCATCTTCAGCCACCTCATATGTACCTGCTTTACGGTCATGGATGGATATGGGTGTGATTTCTTCTTTTAAACGGCCACTTTCCATCGCTTCTTTGGCTCGTAGTTGACTTTGATACGCAAACTCATCTTGATCAGCACGGGAGATGTTATATAACTCAGCCACATTTTGAGCCGTTTCTGGCATGGAGTCCGTACCATACATTTCTTCCATAGAAGGGTGGGTAAAACGCCAGCCGATTGTCGTATCCTGGAGCTGTTGATCACCCCGTTTGAAACCTTTATCTGGCTTTCCCATAACATAAGGGGCCCTCGTCATGCTTTCCGTGCCACCTGCGATCATAATATCTCCTTGCCCTACAGCTATCGCCCGGGCCGCATAAGTCACAGCGTCTAAACCAGAACCACATAATCGGTTGATCGTTGTTCCCGCCACACCTATTGGATATCCGGCAAGAAGTGTCGACATACGTGCGACATTTCGATTATCTTCCCCAGCCCCATTGGCATTTCCGAGGATGACCTCCTCTATTTCTTCAACAGGAAGCTTTGGGTTGCGTTCTCTTAAGGAGCGAAGAACATGTGCACCTAAATCATCTGGTCGAACACTTTTTAAAGCCCCATTATATCGCCCAACTGGAGTTCTAACTGCATCAACAATTACAACTTCCTCCATTTATTTAGCCCCCTTACGCGTTATACTTATAAATACCGCGGCCACTTTTTTTCCCCAACCTGCCCGCTTGAACGAGTTGCTCCAACAAAGGTGCAGGTCGATATTTTTCACCAAGGGTTTCGTGTAAATACTTTAAGTTGTTCAGACGTGCATCTAAACCGACTAAATCTCCAAGCTCCAGCGGCCCCATTGGATAGTTCAATCCTAGCCGAACCGCTTTATCAATATCTTCTGCTGTGGCCACGCCTTCCTGCAGCATGTGGAACGCTTCATTTCCAACGAGGGCACTGATCCTGCTCGTTACAAAACCCGGAAATTCATTCACCTCAACGGTTTCTTTTCCCATTTTTTCTGAAGAGAATTTAATAAGATCAACCGTTTGTTCACTCGTTTCTAACCCTTTGACAATTTCCACTAAAGGCATGCGGTGAACAGGGTTGAAAAAGTGCATGACGACCACTTGCGAGGCTCGATTTGTATAGGAACCAAGTTCTGTAGGACTGATGGTCGACGTATTTGAAGCAAAAAGAGTATGCTCTGGGGCATGTTGATCCGCGGTCTCCAATATTTTTTTCTTAAGCTCCCGCTTTTCTGGTACTGCTTCGATTAGAAGATCAGCCTTATTCACTGTTGATTCAAGATCTGAGGAGGTAGTTAGATTAGCTAACAGATCTTTGGCCTGTGATTCGGTTATTTTTTCTTTTTTAATTCCTTTTTGTGTTGTGTGTTCAGCAAAGCTATATGCATCTCGCCGCTGCTTTTCCGATACGTCTACTAATGTTGTATGAAAGCCAGCAAGGGCCGAGGCATAAGCTATGCCTCGCCCCATTACACCAGCCCCCACAACCGCAACGTTTTGTATGGTCATGGTAAGCCCTTCCTTTCTAGTTTATACCCCAAATGGATTTAAAGGTTTTGGTCCGTAATAGGAAAGAACACTTTTATCTTCCATATATAGGTCTAGTGTTTCAACACAAAGCTCTCTTCCGAATCCGGATTGTTTATATCCTCCAAAAGGTGTGCCAGGGAAGGCTGAGAATGGAGTGTTGACCATGACGATTCCCGCTTCAATTTGGTGGGATACACGAGTTGCTCTTCCTTGATTTGTTGTCCATACCGCTGAGCCTAATCCATATTCAGTATCGTTTGCCCGTTTGATCACATCTTTTTCATCAGTGAATTTTTCTACTACAACGACTGGCCCGAAGATTTCTTCTTTCACAGCTTTCATATCAGATGTGACATCTGTAATCACAGTAGGCTCATACCAATGACCGTTTTCAAACCCTTCAATTGTCATTGGTTTACCACCTGTAGCAATAGTAGCCCCTTCTTCTCTGGCGGATTGAACATATCCATCAATCACTTCCAGTTGGTTGCGGCTGATAATCGAACCGAGGTGAGTTCCTTTGTCAAAAGGATCACCAGACTTCAGCTTCTCTGTTTTCGCAATAAATTGTTGCATAAATTCATCGTAAATAGATTCGTGGACAAACATGCGTGAGCGTGCTTCGCAGGATTGACCAGTGTTAAAGAAAATGCCAAATAAAGAGCCCGGTACAGCCGCGTCTAAGTCTGCATCTTCAAAAACGATATTTGGTGATTTTCCACCTAGCTCGAGGGTGAGTCGTTTTAACGTCTCTGAAGATTTACTCATAATATCTCTTCCTGTCGGCGTTGACCCTGTAAAGGCTACCTTATTGATATCTTTGTGTTCAACAAGATAGTCACCAACGACTTTACCTGACCCTGGGAGGGTGTTTACGACGCCTTCCGGTACCCCCGCTTCATGACAAATTTCATTAAGAATAATCGCTGTAATCGGTGTCAAACTGGCTGGTTTAATAATGACAGAGCAGCCAGCTGCAATAGCCGGGGCTATTTTCCAAGCTGCCATCATCATAGGGTAGTTCCAAGGAATAATCTGGGCACAGACACCAACAGGCTCTTTATGCGTATAGTTAAAAAAGCCATTTGGCATATTATTTACCGCACCTCGGTGGCCTACAATCGCCCCAGCGTAAAATTCAAAGTCCTCAATTGACTGATTAATTTGAACTTGTGCAGCACCCACAGACTTTCCGCTATTTAAGACTTCCGCTTCTACCAATTCGTTAAAACGTTCCCGCATAATGGCCGCAATGTTATTCAGCACGCGTGAACGTTTGCCAACCGGGTATTTATTACTCCATTTCCCGTTATCAAATGCTTGCCTAGCTGCTCGTACGGCCTTCTCAGCATCCTCTTGATTGGCTTTAGCCACTGTCGCCAGTACCTCGCCTTTTGCTGGGTTATACACTTCAAATGTCTCGCCAGAGGCGCTCTCCACACGCTCACCGTTGATAATCATTCCATAATGGTCACGCTTCATCTCTCCAACTTTTGTCACTGCTTCCGCTGTTACTGTGCTTGTCATATTTCAACACTCCTTTAAATTAGTTTCCAATAAATTTTGGCTTGCGTTTTTCTTTGAATGCCTGCAGCCCCTCTTGATGATCACGGGACCGACCTGCTATACGCTGCGCTTGGGCTTCTTTTTCAAGCATCTCTTCAAACGTAGAATTCATGCCATCCATCATGTATCGTTTCACTAGAGAAATAGATCGTGTAGGCAAGGAGGCTAGTTTCTCGGAGAATCGAGTTACCTCTTCCTCCCATTCCGACGCCTCGATCACCTCGGTTGCGAGTCCCAACTGATACGCTTCTGCCCCCGTAATCGGTTTATCGAGCAAAGCTACCTCTAATGCTTTGGCATAACCAACTAGACGGGGCAGGACATACAGAAAGCCAGAATCAGGGATTAAACCAATACCCATAAATGCGCTTACAAATTTAACTTCTGGTTGAACTAAACGAAAATCGGCCGCTAATGCTAGACTCATCCCCGCCCCCGCTGCCGTACCGTTAACAGCGGCAACAATAGGCTTAGGTGTTTGCTTAATGGCTTTCATCATAGGATGATAGCGGTTACGAAGGAACTCAGCGTGATTCGTATGTTCATCCACTCCGCCCAAATCTTCCCCCGCACAAAACGCCTTACCTTCTCCAGTAATCACAATACTTCTTACTTCATCATCTTTGCCCGCTATTTTCAGGGCCTTAATGATCTCTTTGTTCATGTCCTCTGTGAAAGCATTGTAGGCAGATGGCCGGTTTAACACGATGGTCGCTACACCTTTGCTTTGTTCATAAATAATGGTCTGAAATTCATTCCCCATTCGTCACACCCCTTTAAAAGAAGGAGAACGCTTTTCTGTAAATGCCTGCATTCCCTCTTTTTGATCCTGAGAAGCAAAGGCCAAATAGAAATTTTTCCGTTCTAATTTCAATCCATCTTCTATCGGCGTATCCACAGCCTCATCTACTGATTCTTTAATCAGGCGGACGGCGACAGGTGCCTGTTCGGCAATCTGGTTGGTAAGCCTCATCGTTTCTTCCTCAACCATCTCAGGTGCAACCACTCGATTAACCACACCGTATTGCAGTGCTTCCTGAGCACTCATTGGCTGACCTAACCATATCCATTCCAACGCTTTCGCCCGACCCATTGCTTTTGTTAATAGTTGTGTTCCCCCAGCTCCTGGCATGACGCCCAAAGTAACTTCCGGAAAGCCGAAGCTTGCATTCTCAGCGGCGACGATAAGGTCACAGTGTAGCGCTAATTCAAAACCTCCACCTAATGCGAAACCATTTACAGCTGCGATAATCGGCTTTTTAATAAGCATTATTCGATCCCAGACAGCAAAAGGATTGGATAGCTCTAGGGACAGCGGCGAGTCTTCCATCATCTCATCAATGTCAGCCCCTGCAGCAAAAGCCTTTTTGTTACCCTTTACTACAATAGCTCGAATCGAATCATCACGGTCGAACGTTTCCATTTGCCCTACGATTTCGTCAACCATTTGCCGATTCAGTGCGTTGGCTACGTCAGGCCTATTTAACTGAATGATTCCTGCTTTATTCTCGACAGATGTTTTTATAAATCTATTACTCATCTAATTCTTCACCGATCATCAGCGTAACCATGTCCCCGGCAAATCCCATCAGATCTTTCCCAGAAGCCTTCCCTTCATCCGATTTCATCCCTTTTTGGAGAGATTCATGGTCATCGTAAAACATTTCACAAAGTAAGTAATACTTGCTTTCTCCCATGGGAGAGCCAACTATTTTTGTCACTTTCATGTCTCTTAAGCCAGGAATCTCTTTTGTAATCGGAGTATGTGTATTAAAATAGTGCTCGTCAAACGCCTCTTGATCTTCTGGCTGTTTATATAACGCTATAAGTTTTACCATCATTCAATCCCCTTTCTTTATTTAAACAACAGAGTAGTCTACCACTGGCTTCATCGCTTCAAAAGGATTTTTACAGGATCCACAGTAGAGAATACTGCGACATGCCGTGGGTCCAAACACATTGTCCATAGATGTAAAAGAAGATCCACAATACGGACAATCGACAGACCATTCTTCCCCAGGCCGGTAGTTTTCCGGAGGAGGTGACACGCCATGTTTTTTCAATTGTTCTTTCCCTTCATCTGTAATGGCATCGGTTGACCACTTTTCCTGAAATGAAAAGTCGACCTGACACCCCTCCACCCAGTTCATATTTTCTACCGCATGTTTCACATTTTTCTCAATAAAATCGAGGGCGGGACACCCTGCAAAAGTTGGGACCATGGTAATCGACACCTTATTTTGGTCTACCACGACTTCATGAACCATCCCGAGATCTGCAACGCTAACCGAGGGGAGCTCTGGATCATCAACAGTTTTTAAAATGGCATGAACCTTCTGGTGCTTTTGTTCATCATTCACGCTTATCCCTCCTTAAAAAGTCTTACCACACGGCATTTCGATCGCTATCATACACTTCAGCAAGCGTTTGAAGGGCTTGTTCTAAATCTGGAGTATGCTCTCCTGATCTTCCACTGCCAAACTTTTTACCTAGCGGGGATGCCGGTGGAGTTTTTATTGTAGCTTGCACTTCTTTCAACCACTGATTTCTCAAATAGTCTTCACCAGCAATTAATTGATGGTGTTCCAGCTCCTGAGCCTGAGGCCCTAATTCCAAGATGTCCTGACCCTCGCTCCACGCCTCTTCTAACCGTGAGTAAATCTTTGTTTTCGCTTCTTCGGTTGAGGCTTGAAGTTGTTGCATCCACATTTTCCAGTGGGCTAAATGATAAGGCTGCTCCATTAACACTTTCTGCGCGGTATTCGCTAGTGGTTGATATGAGCTTTTCACTGCCGCTTCAAGTTTTACCTTTTTCATAGTTTCATATAAAAATTGCCGAACAACAGTCAGTGCCCAATCATACCGCGGCTCTCCCATGTAAGAGCCCTCTCCATTTCTCTTCTCAAAATAGCTGGCGTTTCGCCTTTGCTCGGGAGGCCGTTCGTGAGCAAGTACATCAACCTCCCCCTCCCCTAATTCCTCTAACAATTGGTAGTAGAGAAACGCGTGCCCCATCGTGTTCTGCGTAATCGATGAAAAAGCAACATCTTCTTCAATATGAGGAGCGAGCCCCAACCATTCAGACCCACGGAATGAAATGATAAAGTCATCATCGGCTAACTGATAAAGCAATTCAGTTAAGGCCTGATAATAAGACGTGTCTTGTTTCGCTTGATCCGCTGTTTCGATCGATTTCATGATTTTTTCACCTCTTTCCAGGACATGATTTCTTTCTCATCTAACATTCCCTGTTCTTTTTCACTCCATTTTTTCCTTAAGTACCCATAACCTTTTGTATTGCGGTATTCTTTATTATTTAAACGATATGTCCATTGTTGCCGCTCTTCACTGGTCATCGAGCGGATATTATCTCGCTGCACCACCCAGACATCGAGCACCTTTTCCCGGCGCATGAAATTTTCCTGTGCCATATTCAGCGCCATCTCATCATTTGGAGCCAGCAAGCTGAATTGGTGTTGGATTGGCGATTTTTCATTTTTTTTGCTGAACACTTCATATTCTTGATAAAAGGTAGATTCATTCTGCTTTTCCATCATCCTTCTCTCCCTTCCTTTATCCCTATGAGACAACCACCTGCGGAGCCAATGCCTGCCTGACCCAACGATTATTTTCATAGGCAATTTCCCTTAATCGCAAACGTTCTTTTGATCGCGGTCCGTTATTGCTGATAATTTGCTTGAACTCATTCCAATCTGGCTGCTGATACACCCAATGACCTTTTTCTTCGTCATAGTGGACGGTTTCATCAGGGACCGTTAATCCTAATGAGAATACCCGAGGTAAGTATTTATCTAGAAAAGCCTGACGCAATTCTTCATTAGAACTCTTACGAATGCGATATTTAGTCGTAACTTCTTGCTTAGATGATCCAGTAGTTGCTGCAGATTCAGGACCGAAGAACATTAAGAGTGAGGGCCACCAGCGATTCAGTGATTCTTGCAGGATTTGTCTCTGAGCCTCCGTGCCTTCAGCTAGCGCCATAATCACCGCTTCACCATGTTGAGCGTGGAAAACTTCTTCCTGACAGATCCGCTTAAGAGCTCGTTGGTATGGTCCGTATGAAGCGTCCAACATATTCGTTTGCGAAATAATCGCTGCCCCATCAACTAACCATCCAACCATACCTGCATCTGCCCAGGTTTTCGTCGGCATATGAAATACGTTATGGAATTTCAGATCTCCCTTTAATAGATCTTCCATTAGGCTTTCCCTGTTTTTTCCAGAAGGTTTCATTAAGTCTTCAGCTACTCTTAAAAGCAGTTGCCCATGGCCCATTTCATCCTGAACTTTAGCCATGATCCCTAGTTTCCTTTTAACAGTGGGCGCTTTCGGAACCCATTCTTTTTCAGGCAGCGCCCCCATTATTTCGCTAATTCCATGCATGGAAATTAGTTTAATGAGCGTTTGACGGTACTCGTTTGGCATCCAGTCGTCAGCCTCAATTTTTTCGCCCGCCTCAATACGCTCCATAAACTTAGCGTATTGCTCTTTATCTTCATCAGTATGATTTGCAGCCAATGTGCCACCGTAGTTATACACTACACCACTCCCTTGTTACGTTTGTTTAACGTCATTATAATTTAACGTTATATAATAATCAACACCTAAAAGTTTTTCATTTTATTTACCATCACTAAAAACCGCTTTACAATAGTGATCAAAACGGTTATTTTAAGTGTTTAAATTTTCTAATTATATTGACAGCGTTTTCATTACCAGATATCTTTAATATGACAGTTTTTAGTACAACGTACAATTTATATCATGGGAGGAGATCATAAAATGTCTACTTTTTCACAAAAAGAAACTTGGAGTCCCTCAAGAATGAAAGAGTTTCAATGGGAAGGCTTGAAGAAGACAATTGGACGTGTTTATAATGAAGTCCCTTTTTATCGGGAGAGTTTTCAGCAATTAAATATTACCCCTGACCATATTCAGTCATGGGAAGATGTACAAAAGCTCCCTTTCACCAGAAAACATCATTTACGTGAGAATTATCCTTTTAATTTGTTGGCCGCTCCCATGAAAGATGTTGTACGATTACATGCATCATCTGGTACAAGCGGGAAACCAACTGTAGTTGCCTATACAAGAAACGATATGGAAAACTGGGGAGAGATCGCAGCTCGTGCTATTTATATGGGGGGAGGACGTCAAGAGGATGTTCTTCATAACGCCTACGGTTATGGCCTATTTACCGGTGGATTAGGTATCCACGTTGGGTCCGAAAATCTAGGTTGTGCCACCATCCCCATTTCAGGCGGGAATACAACCAAGCAAATCACACTCATTCAAGATTTTAAGCCACGGGTTATTTGCTGTACGCCCTCTTATTTGTTGAACATTGGAGAAACCATGAAGAGTAAAGGGATTGATCCTGCTTCTACTTCTTTGAAATACGCAATACTTGGCGCAGAACCCTGGTCTGAGGAAATGAGACATACCATTGAAAAAATGTTCGATTTAAAAGCGTCAGACATATATGGCCTAAGTGAAATTATGGGACCTGGGGTCGCTATGGAGTGTGTGGATTGTCAAGATGGGCTTCACATTGCCGAAGACCATTTTTTAGTTGAGGTGATAGACCCTGAAACACTAGAACAAGTACCAGATGGAGAAGATGGAGAGTTAGTATTTACGAGCCTCACTAAAGAAGCCTTGCCTATCATCCGTTACCGTACAGGCGATATTGCTTCTATTACGAGAGGGACGTGCGCTTGTGGACGAACTACAACAAAAATGAGTCGTGTTAAAGGGCGCATTGATGATATGTTGATTATCCGCGGAGTGAATGTGTTCCCTTCTGAAATTGAGCGTTATATCTGCAGCTTGGAGGAGCTCGTCCCCCATTATCAGATTCATCTCCAAAAAAAGGGAGTGATGGATCACGTAGAATTACATGTAGAGGTTTGCGAAGATTTTTTTGAGTCACTGCCAATGCAAGACTTTGATCACCCAGTAGCTCAAGACCTTATCAAAAGAATTCAAAAGTCATTAAAAATGGAAGCACTGGTATCGATGGATGTTTATCTGGAAAAACCAAAAGCAATCCCTCGATCTGAAGGAAAAGCTAAACGTGTTATTGATTACCGTTCTAGCTTTTCTACAACTCCATAAAGAAAAAAATAATAGTATAGTATGTGAAAGCGAAGGATTACCTTCGCTTTTTTCTTTTCCTCAATAAAATAGTATGACGCTTTTTCATTTTGTAGTAGAATATTTATTAGGTCAATTTTACGAATCGTATCATTTCTTAGCTCTTGCAAAATTATACCTTTAAGATTATTTGATGCGAGAAGCGAGCATGATAGCATAATGTAGTAGATATCAACAATGAAGGAAAAAGGGAAGGACATCAGATGGATAAATTATTTAATACTCGTTCAATGATTTTTACGTTATACGGAGATTATATTAGTCAGTACGGAAATGTCATTTGGATCGGAAGCTTAATTCGATTACTTCAAGAATTTGGACACAACGAACAGTCTGTCCGAGCCGCCATTTCCAGAATGAGCAAGCAGGGGTGGGTACAGTCTGAGAGGAAAGGAAATAAAAGCTATTATTACTTAACGGATCGTGGAAGAGACCGAATGGATGAAGCGGCAAATCGAATTTTTAAAATTGAAGCCCCTTCATGGGACGGGGAATGGAGATTACTTCTCTATACGATCCCTGAAGAAAAGCGTCACTTGAGGGATGAACTAAGGCGAGAATTAGTTTGGAGTGGTTTTGGCTTATTGTCTAACAGTTGTTGGATTACTCCTAATCCATTAGAGGAACAAATCCACAATTTAATTGCCAAATACGAAATTGGCTCCTATGTTAATTTCTTTCGGGCGAAATATGAAGGAATGAGCGAGAATAAAGACTTAGTAGAGCAATGTTGGGACCTTGATGAAATTAATGAACGCTACTCTGAATTTATACAAAACTATAGCCAGAAATATATTATAGACAAGAACAAGATTGAAAAGGGAGATTTGAGTGATGGAAGCTGCTTCGTAGAGCGTACCTTACTTGTCCATCAATATAGAAAGTTCTTATTCATAGATCCTAGTCTTCCTCAGGAACTATTACCTGAAAATTGGCTGGGAGATTCAGCCGCATCCCTATTTAGAGATTATTATCGTATGTTGGAAGAACCAGCTACCCGCTTCTTTGAGTCTGTATTTGAACCAGGAGAATCTCTGAATAACAAAGATTCTTAGTTCTAATTTTATAAAGGAAAAAAGGCGTACGGATATCCGCACGCCTTTTTTCCTTTATTCAAAAACCTTTTCAAGCACTTCTATTTTTAGAAATTCCTGCCCTTTTTGAACGTAAGTATCGATTGTCTCTTCAATCATTTCGAAATCTTTATCGGATAAAGTTCGCACTACTTTTCCAGGTGATCCTAACACGAGTGAACGAGGTGGAATCACTTTCCCAGAGGGAACCAGACTATTTGCTCCGATAATCGAATATTCCCCAATCTCCGCTCCATCTAAAACGGTAGCTCCCATTCCTACAAGTGCCCCTTTTCTTAAGGTACATCCATGTACAATAGCGTTATGGCCGACAGATACCTCATCCTCCAGTGTAAGCGGGAAATCCTCGTAAAGATGGCACATTGTATTTTCCTGGATATTGCAACGCTCCCCAATTCGAATTGGCCCCTCGTCTCCTCTTAATACAACATTAAACCAAACGCTTGATTGAGCCCCAATCTCTACATCTCCAATAATTTTAGAGCCATCTGCAACAAAAGCGGTTTCGTGAATACGTGGCGAAAAATCTTTATAACGATAAATCATCTATATTCCTCCCATGAATTCATGTTATACTTTTTAATATAACACATTTATAACGGAGGTGCATAATTATGAATGATTTAACAAAAAAACTAGAAGTGACGCTTCCATTCATACAAGGCGGAATGGGAAATATTAGTCATGCTTCACTGGCAATAGCTGTCTCAGAAGCTGGCGGGTTAGGTACTATCGGCGCCGGTACGTTACACCCTGAAAAGGTTGAGCGCATGATTCAGGATATCCGTCACGGGACGTCAGAGCCGTTTGCCGTCAACATTCCCCTTACCGTCAATCCTTACGTCAAAGACATTCTAGCTCTTATAAAAAAGCATGCAGTACCTATCGTTTCTTTATCAGCGGGAAATCCCGCCCCTTACATCGAGCCATTAAAGGCGGAAAATGTTGTTGTGATGTGTGTCGTTGCTAATGATAAACAAGCTAAAAAGGCTGAATCAGCAGGAGCAGATGTCATAATCGCTGAAGGGTATGAAGCGGCAGGAATTAATGCGCGGGAAGAACTCACAACGTTCACATTAATTCCTAAAGTGACGTCATCTGTAGATATACCTGTAGTAGCGGCCGGTGGAATTGGAGATGGGCGCGGTGTGGCAGCTGCTATGAGTCTCGGAGCACAGGGAGTCCAGTTAGGTACACGGTTAATTGCCACCGAAGACGCCCAAGTTCACTCAGCTTATAAGGAAGCCTTACGCTCTGCAGGCTCTGACGGAACAATAATTGTCGGACGTCCCTATAAACAAGTAAGACGGATACTAAAAACGCCCTATGGGGAGCATTTACTCCACTCGGAAAAAGAAAAAATGCCCTTGAATACTTACTTAGAGAAAACAAACGAAACCCGCCATATTACAGGGGCAATAGAAGGAAAACTAACGGAAGGCCATGTGAATGCCGGCCAAATAGCTACGATGATTGAGGACATCCCTACGGTTCAGGAACTTTTCACACGAATGATCCGTGAAGCACAACTTGCTTCAGAACATCACTTCCCTTTTCAGCATTAAGTTAATCAGCGAATACCAGCCAATGGTATTCGCTTTTTTAATAATTGATCACTCCTTCGTGTTGACAGCATTAATTAAATTACGTATCCTTTGTATAACAAAATATATAAATGCGTATTTTTTACGTTATACTAATTAATTATGAAATATAAGGAGGAGAGATGAGAATAATGGCCGAAGAAAAGATTTATGATATGACGATTATTGGCGCAGGTCCAGTTGGTCTTTTTACAGCTTTTTATGCAGGGATGAGAAAAGCTTCCGTTAAAGTAATCGATAGTTTACCTCAAGTTGGAGGCCAGTTATCAGCTTTATATCCTGATAAATATATTTATGATGTAGGTGGCTTTCCGAAAGTTAAAGCTCAGGAATTAGTAGATCAATTACATGAGCAGGCACAAACTTTTTCACCTACTATAAGCTTAGAGGAATCTGTTGAACAGGTGATTCGCTTAGAAGACGGAACATTTAAATTGGTGACTTCATCAGATACCCACTACTCCCGAAGTATTATTATTACAGCCGGTGCCGGTGCGTTTCAGCCTAGAAAACTGAAAGTGGAACGGGCAGATAGCTACGAAAGAAATTGTCTGCACTACTCCGTAAAAGAACTCAACCAATTTAAAGATCGACGAGTGGTCGTGTGCGGCGGAGGAGATTCTGCCGTAGATTGGTCCCTGGCCTTAGAATCCATTGCGAAAGAAGTTACTCTAATTCATCGTCGCCCCTCCTTTCGCGCCCACGAGCATAGCCTTACCCTGTTAGAGCAGTCTAGCGTTGACATAAAAACTCCATATGAAGTGAGTCGATTAATCGGAAGAGATGATCGACTCGAACAAGTATTAATTCAAGAGGTTAAAGGGGAAAAAACTCATTTGCTTGATGTCGAAGATCTTATCGTAAACTTTGGCTTTGTCACTTCGCTTGGCCCTCTAAAAACATGGGGACTGGAAATACAAAAGAATGCGATCCAAGTCAACTCAAGAATGGAAACAAATATTCCAGGTATATTTGCTGCAGGAGACGTCTGTACTTATGAAGGCAAAGCAAAGTTAATTGCAACTGGATTTGGCGAGGCCCCTATTGCTGTCAATCATGCTAAATTATTAGTAGATCCCACAGCAAAACGTCAAGCAGGACACAGTACGAGCTTATTTGCGTCTTCCACTAAATAGACTTTTTATAGTATCAGTAAAAACATGTTCATAGGAGGAGAAACCAATGGCCAAAGTGAGTATGGAAATAACAGATTCCCTAGCTACTATTACATTAAACCGTCCAGAAAGATTAAATTGTTTTGATTATGACATGCTCCAACAATTAGAAGAGACGCTTCAAACTTTGCAATTTGATCGAAATATCCGCGCGGTTATTTTTACCGGGGCAGGTGAGAAGGCCTTCAGCGCTGGAGCTGATTTGAAAGAAAGACAAACATTGACCGAAAAAGAAGTGCGACGTAACGTC
This region includes:
- a CDS encoding enoyl-CoA hydratase/isomerase family protein, translating into MGNEFQTIIYEQSKGVATIVLNRPSAYNAFTEDMNKEIIKALKIAGKDDEVRSIVITGEGKAFCAGEDLGGVDEHTNHAEFLRNRYHPMMKAIKQTPKPIVAAVNGTAAGAGMSLALAADFRLVQPEVKFVSAFMGIGLIPDSGFLYVLPRLVGYAKALEVALLDKPITGAEAYQLGLATEVIEASEWEEEVTRFSEKLASLPTRSISLVKRYMMDGMNSTFEEMLEKEAQAQRIAGRSRDHQEGLQAFKEKRKPKFIGN
- a CDS encoding EthD family reductase; this translates as MVKLIALYKQPEDQEAFDEHYFNTHTPITKEIPGLRDMKVTKIVGSPMGESKYYLLCEMFYDDHESLQKGMKSDEGKASGKDLMGFAGDMVTLMIGEELDE
- a CDS encoding enoyl-CoA hydratase/isomerase family protein, whose amino-acid sequence is MSNRFIKTSVENKAGIIQLNRPDVANALNRQMVDEIVGQMETFDRDDSIRAIVVKGNKKAFAAGADIDEMMEDSPLSLELSNPFAVWDRIMLIKKPIIAAVNGFALGGGFELALHCDLIVAAENASFGFPEVTLGVMPGAGGTQLLTKAMGRAKALEWIWLGQPMSAQEALQYGVVNRVVAPEMVEEETMRLTNQIAEQAPVAVRLIKESVDEAVDTPIEDGLKLERKNFYLAFASQDQKEGMQAFTEKRSPSFKGV
- a CDS encoding acetyl-CoA C-acyltransferase, with amino-acid sequence MEEVVIVDAVRTPVGRYNGALKSVRPDDLGAHVLRSLRERNPKLPVEEIEEVILGNANGAGEDNRNVARMSTLLAGYPIGVAGTTINRLCGSGLDAVTYAARAIAVGQGDIMIAGGTESMTRAPYVMGKPDKGFKRGDQQLQDTTIGWRFTHPSMEEMYGTDSMPETAQNVAELYNISRADQDEFAYQSQLRAKEAMESGRLKEEITPISIHDRKAGTYEVAEDEHPRPSTTIAKLNKLPSLFSNGSITAGNASGVNDGASAVLLMSRKKAESLGLEPLAAYVTSATAGVEPKIMGIGPIDATQKALDRAKMTVNDLDLIELNEAFAAQSLACIRELDLDQERVNVNGGSIAYGHPLGASGARILTTLLHEMKKRDSKHGLATMCIGVGQGISMIVKRD
- a CDS encoding 3-hydroxyacyl-CoA dehydrogenase: MTIQNVAVVGAGVMGRGIAYASALAGFHTTLVDVSEKQRRDAYSFAEHTTQKGIKKEKITESQAKDLLANLTTSSDLESTVNKADLLIEAVPEKRELKKKILETADQHAPEHTLFASNTSTISPTELGSYTNRASQVVVMHFFNPVHRMPLVEIVKGLETSEQTVDLIKFSSEKMGKETVEVNEFPGFVTSRISALVGNEAFHMLQEGVATAEDIDKAVRLGLNYPMGPLELGDLVGLDARLNNLKYLHETLGEKYRPAPLLEQLVQAGRLGKKSGRGIYKYNA
- a CDS encoding aldehyde dehydrogenase family protein, with the translated sequence MTSTVTAEAVTKVGEMKRDHYGMIINGERVESASGETFEVYNPAKGEVLATVAKANQEDAEKAVRAARQAFDNGKWSNKYPVGKRSRVLNNIAAIMRERFNELVEAEVLNSGKSVGAAQVQINQSIEDFEFYAGAIVGHRGAVNNMPNGFFNYTHKEPVGVCAQIIPWNYPMMMAAWKIAPAIAAGCSVIIKPASLTPITAIILNEICHEAGVPEGVVNTLPGSGKVVGDYLVEHKDINKVAFTGSTPTGRDIMSKSSETLKRLTLELGGKSPNIVFEDADLDAAVPGSLFGIFFNTGQSCEARSRMFVHESIYDEFMQQFIAKTEKLKSGDPFDKGTHLGSIISRNQLEVIDGYVQSAREEGATIATGGKPMTIEGFENGHWYEPTVITDVTSDMKAVKEEIFGPVVVVEKFTDEKDVIKRANDTEYGLGSAVWTTNQGRATRVSHQIEAGIVMVNTPFSAFPGTPFGGYKQSGFGRELCVETLDLYMEDKSVLSYYGPKPLNPFGV
- the paaD gene encoding 1,2-phenylacetyl-CoA epoxidase subunit PaaD; translation: MNDEQKHQKVHAILKTVDDPELPSVSVADLGMVHEVVVDQNKVSITMVPTFAGCPALDFIEKNVKHAVENMNWVEGCQVDFSFQEKWSTDAITDEGKEQLKKHGVSPPPENYRPGEEWSVDCPYCGSSFTSMDNVFGPTACRSILYCGSCKNPFEAMKPVVDYSVV